The genomic region GGCCGGCGCCGGCGGGAACATTCCATCGTCGGCGCGGCACTGCGCGGACGCCGACAGGGCAAGCGCGCAAAGCGCGGCGGGGGTGAAAACATGGCGCAAGAAGAACCGATGCATGGATTATCCTATCGTTCCAAGAGTTTGATTTACACGTGATAATCATTGTATCACGAGAAGGCACATTTGGCAAGAGCCGCCCGAGTTTATTTAATAGACTTGAAATTCGTAAGAGGAGGGTGTGCCGCCGGAGCAGTATCGTAAAGCGATGCGGCGCTTCTCACAGAAGATCCGAGTGTGAGCGCGGCGCAAATCAGGTCGTATCCCCGATCCGCAAATGGACGGGGACGATCGTTTCGCGCGCAACTTCCTCGCCGCGAATCGCCGCCGCCAATACCGACGCCGCTGTTCGCGCCACCTCGGCCCAGGGCGCAACAACGGTCGTCAGCACTCCGGGAAGATCGAACTGCCCCGTCAGTCCATCGAACCCCGCCATGGCGACATCCTGTGGGGTTCGCAAACCCTCGTCCCGGCAATAGCGCGCGACTGGCGCCAGCGAAAGATCTCTCCAGCCCGTAACCACGCAGGGATAATTAACGGCGTCGGAGAGGAATGCGGCTTCCCTGGGATCGAGATCCGAATCCTCATCGAACGCGATCACCGTGACATTCAGGCCGAGAACGCCGGCGGCGTCCATAAACCCTTCAAAGCGACGCCGGCTGGAGACGATCTCCAGCCTCTTGCGCCGATAAAGCACACGATGGTAGCCGCGATCGGCAAAGTGTTCGGCAAGCAGCTTGCCGCCGCCATAATCATCGGAGACAATCGAGGGAAACTGCGCAATCGCGTCGACAATGGCGACAATCGGGAGGTGGGATTTGCTGAGCAAGTCCAGCACGGCGGCGTCCCCCTGCGCATGCAGGACAAGACCATCGATCTTGCCGCCGAGCAGGCTGCGGCGTAAATCCATTCCGCTCAGGCTTCTGTGAATGAGAAGGTCTTTGTTCTCCTTCACAGATCCATCCACCAGTCCGCCAATGATCTTTGCGGTGAATTCGTCCTCGGAGCTGAGCAGGCCGCCGACATTGAGGAAGCCGAAGGTATCCGTGGCGCCCCGCTTCAGTGAATTGGCGATCTCATTTGGAAAGTAGCTCATTTCTTCGGCCGCCCGAAGAATTCGCCGCCGCGTGTCCTCGGAAACGCGAATTCCCGGCTTACGGTCGTTCAGCACCGACGAGACCGTAATTCTCGATACCCCAACGCGCTCCGCGACATCCTGCATCGTTGGGGGACGCTTGCGTTCTTCAGTCATACGGCTATTTTGCACGTTTTTTATTGTTTATACAAGAAGCGGCTTTCACAGGTCGCGATCACCGACTCTGTAACATGGAGTTCGCCAGGGGGCGTATCGCTCGGACTAATCGTGCGCTTCGCCGAACACGTCTCGCAGCTGCTGTTCGTCGTCGGCGTGCACCATCACGATGACGGTGTCGTCGTTTTCGAAGCGGGTGTCGCCCTGCGGGAGCAGCGCGTTGTCGTTACGGACGATGGAGATGATCAGCGCGTTTTTGTCGAGCGGGAGTTCGCGGATCGTGCGGCCCAGGACCGGGGATCGTTCGGAGACGGTGATCGCGACGACTTCGATGTTGCCGTTCTTTAATGCGCCCAGCGGAATGACTTCGCCGGTTTCAATCTGTTGCTCCAGCAGGTTGAAGATGATCTGCGTGCTGGAAACGGTGGTGTCGATGCCGAGCTGCTGGAAAAGCTGCTGATTGGCGGGGTTGTTGACGCGAGCCACGGTGCGCGGCGTCGTAAACTTCTTCTTCGCCATCTGGCAGATGACGAGGTTGTCTTCGTCATCTCCGGTCACGGCGACCACGACATCGGCGCGGCCGAAACCGGCTTCGGCCATCAATCGGACTTCGCAGCCGTCGCCCTGCACCACCACGTCGCCCAGCTCCTCGGAGAGCATGGCGTAACGGCGGCGGTCCTTTTCCATGAGCGCGATTTCGTGACCTTCGGCGATCAGTTTCTTGGAAAGATAGTAGCCGATCTTTCCGCCGCCGACAATAATAATGTACATCGTGACGCCCTTCGCTAACCTAACTGTGCCGGATACTCAACATCCCACGCTTCGAGCCGCTCCTGCCAGGCGCCGGACTCTTCGGTCTGAAGCACGGCCGCATGGAGTACGCCCGCCGCGATCGTGGTGGTGCACAGGGTAATGATTCCCATTTCCCGGTACGCCTGTGACCGGATCGGGTCGTAAATACGCGCGTGGACTCTCGGAATGGAGAAAACTTTCTTCGCGACCTGAGCGGCCATAATGTTGGTGTTGTCGCCCTGAGTGACGGCGATAAAGACGTCGGCTTTACTGAGGCCGGCCTTTTCGAGCGTATCGCGATCCAGACCGGTCCCGACCACGCGCTGACCTTTGAATTTCGTGCCCAGGCGGCGGAACGCGTCACTGGTGATATCGATCACCGTGACGTGGTGGCCTTCCTGCGACAGTTGTTTGGCGAGAGTAGAGCCGACTCGGCCGCAGCCCAGAATGACCACATTCAGGGGTGAGGCAGTGGATAACGACATTGTCAGGAGACCTCCAACGCCAAGGAAGCGTTCAGCAAAGAGGATACACTTTGTGTCCCGGTGATGTCAACCCCGGACGTTCCCAGGCGCCCGCAATTTGGCGGGTTATCAGCAGCGACGCAAGCGGGTATAATAAACGCAAATCCTCGTGCGATTTCAAAGGGCGGCGCGCCGAGCCGCGACCATGTGGAGAGTTTTGTATGTCCCAACGCATCGATCTGATGCCGGCCACCGCGCCGGCGGAAGAAATTACCGAAAGCCCAAACGAGCAGACGCAGCATAGCCCGCCGGAAACCGACAAGCCGTATGTCGTGATCGTGTATGACGACGATTGGCATTCCTTCGGCGATGTCGAAGTGCAGCTTCAGAAGGCCACCGCCTGTACTTTGGAAAAGGCGGAAGCCCTGGCGCGCGAAATCGATTCCACCGGACGCGCGATCGTCTTCGCGGGCTCTGATGTGGAGTGTGAGCGCGTCGCGAACGTGCTGCGCGAGATCCGTCTTCAGGTGGAAACCGACCGCGCGTGACACCGTCCCCTCGCCTCTTGACGCCGATTCCCGGGCCAAAATCCCGGGACCTCGCGGCGCGCCTGCGCCAAAGCGAAAGTCCCAACATCACCTATCTCGCCGACGACTTCCCGGTGTTCTGGGAAAGCGCGTCCGGCTGCTGGGTCACTGATGTTGACGGCAATGTCTTTCTCGACCTCACGGCCGCTTTCGGCGTCGCGGGCGTCGGCCACAGCCATCCGGATGTCGTGGCCGCGATCCAGCGCCAATCCACCCGTCTCATTCACGGCATGGGCGATGTCCACCCGTCGGATGTCAAAGTTGCTCTTTGCGAACGCATCGCTTCGCGTGTTCCCATCTCCGAAGCCCGGGTCATCCTTGGTCAGAACGGCGCCGACGCCGTTGAAGCCGCGCTCAAGACCGCCGCGCTCGCGACCGGCCGGCGCGGCGTCCTCGCCTTCGAAGGTGGGTACCACGGCCTCTCCTACGGAGCGCTCGACGCCACCTTCCGCGACGACTTCAAAGCCCCATTCCGGGCGCAGCTTGGCGCGTTCACCTCGCACATTCCATACGGCTGCGCGCTGGACGACATCGCGCGCATCGTCACAACGCAGGAAATCGGCGCCGTGCTCGTGGAGCCGATCCAGGGACGCGGCGGCATCATCGTCCCGCCCTCCGGATGGCTGGCGGGCCTGCGCGATCTCTGCGCGGCTCACAACGTCCTCCTGATCTTCGACGAAATCTTCACGGGCTGGGGCCGTACGGGAGATTGGTTCGCGTGCCAATATGATGATATTCTTCCGGACATCCTCTGTATTGGCAAGGCCATGGGCGGAGGAATGCCGATCTCCGCCTGTGTCGCCGGCAAGGATGTCATGAGCGCATGGCCGGTGTCCCTGGGCGAGGCGCTCCACACCAGCACGTTTTTGGGCAACCCTCTCGCCTGCGCCGCGGCGCTTGCCGCGACGGACGTGATGTCACGCGAAGATCTGCCGGCGCGCGCCAAAGAGTCCGGCGCGTACTTTATCCACAGGCTTCAGGACTTACAAGACCGATATCCCGGCCATATCCATGAAGTGCGTGGACGGGGCCTGATGCTCGGCTTGAAGTTCTCCTCTCGTTCGTTTTCCCTCGATCTCGTGACGCGCGCCCTGCGGGCAGGCTTAATCATTCTGCCCGCCGGCGATGGGAGCGTGATCGAATTCGTGCCGCCTCTCATCATTACCCACGAAGAAATCGACTGCGCCATCGGCATTCTCGATGCTCTCATGCGCATCACGGCCTGATTTTCCCGTACCTGGTAGTACTCCCGGTTTTCCTTGCCCGCCCTTATACGCCGACTTATCCAACCCGATAACTATGTTATCAACGGCTGCGGCAAGAAGGTGGACCGGGATGAAGAAGCAAGAAGTCGGGCGTATCTTTTCGTTATGTTTCGCATTGGCGGCGATCGCGCCGCCAATGCCAAGCATAGCGGCTCCCAAAACGACGATCCAGGTTCATTCCCAGGCGCCTGCCGCCGGCATGCCCACGCCGAGCGAAGCCGAGTTCATTCAGCGCGTCAACGCCGAGCGCACTAAGCGCGGCCTGAACGCCCTAACGCTCGATCCCGTGCTGATGGAAACCGCCCGCGCTCACTCCCGCGATATGGGCGAGCGCGACTACTTCAGCCATCACTCCCCTGCCCCGGCGCCCAAAACCCCGATGCTCCGTTACGTCAAAGACCTGGAAAGCTGCGGCGGCTCCGAGCCGGACACGATACTGGTCGGCGAAAACATCTACTATTGCAGCGTCTATACCAAAGATTTCGGCGTCAAATACGGACACCAGTCGCTGATGGAGAGCCCGGCGCACCGCGCCAATATTCTGGAGCCGCGTTTTCAAAAGGTCGGCGTCGGCATTTATATCGATCCCATCGGCCAGTTCTACGTCACCGAGATGTTCCTGCGCGACACTCCGTCGAGTTCTTAGGACTAGCGGCGGTATAATGTCCGCATGCTTCTTGTTATCGACGCCGGCAACACCAACGTCACCTTCGGCATCTTCGAAGGCTCTCAGCTCATCACGCACTGGCGCATTCGTACGGAGCATGGACGCACCGGCGATGAATACGCGGCGCTGCTCACGACGCTGTTTCAATCGGAAAACCTTCGCTTCACGGATATCGACGGCATCTGTATCGCGAGCGTCGTTCCGAGCGCGACCACGGACCTGCGCCGTCTGGCCGAACGACACTTCCAGCACGACCCGCTCGTCGTCTCGGGCGAGATCCCGCTTGGCCTCACCGTCCGCTATCATCCCGTGACGGATATCGGCGCGGACCGTTTGGTGGACGCCGTCGCCGCCGTCCACAAATACGGCGCCCCGTGCATCGTCATCGACTTTGGAACGGCGACCACGTTCAACGCCATCGCGGCGCCCTCGGCGCCTGGCGAACCGCCGGTTTATCTCGGCGGCGCGATCTGCCCGGGAATCGCCCTGTCCGCCGAAGCGCTGTTCTCCCACGCGGCGAAACTCGCCGCCGTGGAGATCGTCCGGCCACCGCATGCGATCGGCGCGAACACCGTCCACGCCCTGCAATCGGGAATGCTGTTTGGTTACGCCGCGCAGGTCGACGGCATGGTCGCCCGTTTCCGCGCCGAAATGAACGCTCCCGATTGTCCCGTGATCGCTACCGGAGGCCATGTCTCCGTGCTGATCTCGGAAGTGGGAACGAGCATTACGGCGACAGAGCCGCTGCTGACATTAGAGGGATTGCAGCGGGTTTACGCGCACAGTCAAACGAACTAGCCGCTCGTTTCTCGTATGGTATAATAGCGCTATCATGTCTTTGATCCAAACAACGCCGCTGCAGCCGCTGCGGATCGGGCCGATTACGATCGACACGCCGCTGGTGCTGGCCCCCATGGCCGGCGTCACCTCCCACGCCTTCCGTTTGCTCTGCAAGCAGTATGGGGTCGGCCTTGTCGTGACCGAGCTGCTTTCCTCCCACGCAATTCACTATAAGAACGCCAAGACGTTCGGCATGTTCGACTGGAACGACGCCGAGCGCCCGGTTTCCGTGCAGTTGTTCGGCGGCGATCCGGCGATGATGGCGGAGGCGGCGCAAGTGGTCGAGGCCGCCGGCGCGGATATCGTCGATCTGAATATGGGATGCTGGGTGCCGAAGGTCGCGAAGACCGGCGCGGGCGCCACGCTGCTCAAAGATGTCTGCCTCGCGCAGAGCGTCGTTAAGGCGATGGTGGATGCCGTGAAGATCCCGGTGACGGTCAAAATCCGTTCGGGATGGGATTCGACGCAGACGACGGGAA from Capsulimonas corticalis harbors:
- a CDS encoding LacI family DNA-binding transcriptional regulator, translated to MTEERKRPPTMQDVAERVGVSRITVSSVLNDRKPGIRVSEDTRRRILRAAEEMSYFPNEIANSLKRGATDTFGFLNVGGLLSSEDEFTAKIIGGLVDGSVKENKDLLIHRSLSGMDLRRSLLGGKIDGLVLHAQGDAAVLDLLSKSHLPIVAIVDAIAQFPSIVSDDYGGGKLLAEHFADRGYHRVLYRRKRLEIVSSRRRFEGFMDAAGVLGLNVTVIAFDEDSDLDPREAAFLSDAVNYPCVVTGWRDLSLAPVARYCRDEGLRTPQDVAMAGFDGLTGQFDLPGVLTTVVAPWAEVARTAASVLAAAIRGEEVARETIVPVHLRIGDTT
- a CDS encoding potassium channel family protein; this translates as MYIIIVGGGKIGYYLSKKLIAEGHEIALMEKDRRRYAMLSEELGDVVVQGDGCEVRLMAEAGFGRADVVVAVTGDDEDNLVICQMAKKKFTTPRTVARVNNPANQQLFQQLGIDTTVSSTQIIFNLLEQQIETGEVIPLGALKNGNIEVVAITVSERSPVLGRTIRELPLDKNALIISIVRNDNALLPQGDTRFENDDTVIVMVHADDEQQLRDVFGEAHD
- a CDS encoding TrkA family potassium uptake protein — its product is MLFAERFLGVGGLLTMSLSTASPLNVVILGCGRVGSTLAKQLSQEGHHVTVIDITSDAFRRLGTKFKGQRVVGTGLDRDTLEKAGLSKADVFIAVTQGDNTNIMAAQVAKKVFSIPRVHARIYDPIRSQAYREMGIITLCTTTIAAGVLHAAVLQTEESGAWQERLEAWDVEYPAQLG
- a CDS encoding ATP-dependent Clp protease adaptor ClpS, yielding MSQRIDLMPATAPAEEITESPNEQTQHSPPETDKPYVVIVYDDDWHSFGDVEVQLQKATACTLEKAEALAREIDSTGRAIVFAGSDVECERVANVLREIRLQVETDRA
- a CDS encoding aspartate aminotransferase family protein, whose translation is MTPSPRLLTPIPGPKSRDLAARLRQSESPNITYLADDFPVFWESASGCWVTDVDGNVFLDLTAAFGVAGVGHSHPDVVAAIQRQSTRLIHGMGDVHPSDVKVALCERIASRVPISEARVILGQNGADAVEAALKTAALATGRRGVLAFEGGYHGLSYGALDATFRDDFKAPFRAQLGAFTSHIPYGCALDDIARIVTTQEIGAVLVEPIQGRGGIIVPPSGWLAGLRDLCAAHNVLLIFDEIFTGWGRTGDWFACQYDDILPDILCIGKAMGGGMPISACVAGKDVMSAWPVSLGEALHTSTFLGNPLACAAALAATDVMSREDLPARAKESGAYFIHRLQDLQDRYPGHIHEVRGRGLMLGLKFSSRSFSLDLVTRALRAGLIILPAGDGSVIEFVPPLIITHEEIDCAIGILDALMRITA
- a CDS encoding CAP domain-containing protein, with amino-acid sequence MKKQEVGRIFSLCFALAAIAPPMPSIAAPKTTIQVHSQAPAAGMPTPSEAEFIQRVNAERTKRGLNALTLDPVLMETARAHSRDMGERDYFSHHSPAPAPKTPMLRYVKDLESCGGSEPDTILVGENIYYCSVYTKDFGVKYGHQSLMESPAHRANILEPRFQKVGVGIYIDPIGQFYVTEMFLRDTPSSS
- a CDS encoding type III pantothenate kinase, producing MLLVIDAGNTNVTFGIFEGSQLITHWRIRTEHGRTGDEYAALLTTLFQSENLRFTDIDGICIASVVPSATTDLRRLAERHFQHDPLVVSGEIPLGLTVRYHPVTDIGADRLVDAVAAVHKYGAPCIVIDFGTATTFNAIAAPSAPGEPPVYLGGAICPGIALSAEALFSHAAKLAAVEIVRPPHAIGANTVHALQSGMLFGYAAQVDGMVARFRAEMNAPDCPVIATGGHVSVLISEVGTSITATEPLLTLEGLQRVYAHSQTN